The following coding sequences are from one Mycobacterium bourgelatii window:
- a CDS encoding PE family protein: MSFMVVLPESIATAATDLAKIQTTIRAANAAAAAHTTTLLPAAADEVSAAIATLFGTQANEYQALSARVVAFHDQFAQTFSATAASYAQTEGLNAEWLLNAVNAQTQAWFGRPLIGDGADGTLPGQAGAPGGLLYGNGGNGNAGDAPGIAGGAGGAAGLIGRGGNGGAGGAGAVGGAGGNGGWLLGNGGNGGSGGTGGAGGNAGLLGNGGAGGAGIGGGAGGVGGNGGVLFGHGGGGGSTAAAGVAGGVGGRAWLFGNGGSVARRCRGHGRHRRHRW; the protein is encoded by the coding sequence ATGTCGTTCATGGTCGTGCTGCCCGAGTCAATAGCCACTGCGGCAACGGATCTGGCGAAGATACAGACAACGATTAGGGCCGCGAACGCGGCGGCCGCAGCCCACACGACGACTCTCCTGCCGGCGGCCGCCGACGAGGTATCCGCGGCCATCGCCACGCTCTTCGGCACGCAGGCAAACGAGTATCAGGCGCTGAGCGCGCGGGTAGTGGCGTTCCACGACCAGTTCGCGCAAACTTTTTCCGCCACCGCGGCGTCTTATGCGCAGACCGAGGGGCTCAATGCGGAGTGGTTGCTCAACGCGGTGAATGCGCAAACCCAGGCCTGGTTCGGCCGGCCGCTGATCGGTGACGGTGCGGACGGAACGTTGCCGGGACAGGCGGGCGCGCCGGGAGGTTTGTTGTACGGCAACGGCGGTAACGGGAACGCCGGTGACGCCCCGGGAATTGCCGGCGGCGCCGGTGGCGCAGCGGGACTGATCGGCAGGGGCGGTAACGGCGGTGCCGGTGGTGCGGGCGCGGTCGGTGGCGCGGGCGGCAACGGCGGATGGTTGCTGGGCAACGGCGGCAATGGCGGCAGCGGCGGGACAGGCGGCGCCGGCGGTAATGCCGGGTTGTTGGGCAACGGCGGCGCGGGCGGCGCCGGAATCGGCGGCGGGGCAGGCGGTGTCGGCGGCAACGGCGGGGTGCTGTTCGGCCACGGCGGTGGCGGCGGCAGCACCGCAGCGGCAGGCGTGGCCGGGGGTGTCGGCGGTCGGGCCTGGCTGTTCGGCAACGGCGGGTCGGTGGCGCGGCGGTGCCGGGGCCACGGGCGTCACCGGCGGCACCGGTGGTAG
- the secF gene encoding protein translocase subunit SecF — MASDRSKEELAQDGDESTTDTQPQTPTPKPVRPSSRKSGAAKAPVGKSRDNSKAKAASKTPKTDDDVTEASEAPTVAVSLADRETSTDAKLPQHSFLNRLYTGTGAFEVVGKRKLWYGISGAMVAIAILAIIIRGFTLGIDFTGGTTVSLPAAGESGIIQVDQVEDVFNKTIGKDPDAVVTVGKGASATVQIRSSKLSNAETEKLRDALFDALKPKGADGQPSKQAISDAAVSATWGGQITKKAVIALVVFLVLCALYITVRYERYMTISALAAMFFDIAVTAGVYALVGFEVTPATVIGLMTILGFSIYDTVIVFDKVEENTHGFQHTTRRTYAEQANLAINQTFMRSINTSLISVLPVVALMVVAVWLLGVGTLKDLALVQLIGIIVGTYSSIFFATPLLVTLRERTELVRTHTRRVNRRRTAGSRATDDAADSETAEDAESGATTEVAAVVGSQAETATKPATNKPAPGARPVRPTGTRRPTGKRSARR, encoded by the coding sequence ATGGCTTCCGATCGCAGCAAGGAGGAGCTGGCGCAGGATGGGGACGAGTCGACCACCGACACCCAACCGCAGACGCCAACGCCCAAACCGGTTCGGCCCAGCAGTCGCAAGAGCGGTGCGGCCAAGGCGCCGGTAGGCAAGTCACGCGACAACTCGAAGGCCAAGGCAGCTTCAAAGACCCCTAAGACCGACGACGATGTCACCGAAGCCTCCGAAGCGCCCACGGTCGCGGTGAGCCTGGCCGACCGCGAAACAAGCACCGACGCCAAACTGCCCCAGCACAGCTTCCTGAACCGCCTCTACACCGGAACCGGCGCGTTCGAGGTGGTGGGAAAGCGCAAGCTTTGGTACGGCATCAGCGGCGCCATGGTCGCCATCGCCATTCTCGCCATCATCATCCGCGGTTTCACCTTGGGGATTGACTTCACGGGCGGCACCACGGTGTCGCTGCCCGCCGCGGGCGAGTCCGGCATCATCCAGGTGGATCAGGTGGAGGATGTCTTCAACAAGACCATCGGCAAGGACCCCGATGCGGTGGTGACGGTCGGCAAGGGCGCCTCGGCGACCGTGCAGATTCGCTCCTCGAAGCTGTCCAATGCCGAAACGGAGAAGCTGCGCGATGCGTTGTTCGACGCATTGAAGCCCAAGGGCGCCGACGGCCAGCCCAGCAAGCAGGCCATCAGCGACGCGGCGGTGTCTGCGACCTGGGGAGGCCAGATCACCAAGAAGGCGGTGATCGCCCTGGTGGTCTTCCTGGTGCTGTGTGCGCTCTACATCACCGTGCGCTACGAGCGGTACATGACCATCTCGGCGCTCGCGGCCATGTTCTTCGACATCGCCGTCACCGCCGGTGTGTATGCCTTGGTCGGTTTTGAAGTAACCCCCGCGACGGTGATCGGGCTGATGACCATCCTCGGGTTTTCCATCTACGACACCGTGATCGTGTTCGACAAGGTCGAGGAAAACACCCACGGCTTCCAGCACACCACTCGGCGAACCTACGCCGAACAGGCCAACCTCGCGATCAACCAGACGTTCATGCGCTCCATCAACACCAGCCTGATCTCCGTACTTCCGGTGGTGGCATTGATGGTGGTGGCGGTGTGGCTGCTCGGGGTTGGCACCCTGAAGGACTTGGCGCTGGTGCAGCTGATCGGCATCATCGTCGGCACCTACTCGTCGATCTTCTTCGCCACACCGCTGCTGGTCACCCTGCGGGAGCGCACGGAGTTGGTGCGCACTCACACCCGACGGGTCAACCGGCGCCGCACGGCGGGATCGCGGGCAACCGACGACGCCGCTGACAGCGAGACCGCGGAGGACGCGGAATCCGGGGCCACCACCGAGGTAGCCGCAGTCGTGGGATCCCAGGCGGAGACGGCCACCAAACCGGCAACCAACAAACCGGCCCCGGGCGCGCGGCCGGTGCGGCCGACCGGCACCCGCCGTCCCACCGGCAAGAGAAGCGCCCGGCGGTAG
- a CDS encoding RelA/SpoT family protein — MADNPSATQAVAPPADLVVPDAEAAPPEAAPAVETPEPPVETLKTTSSASRRVRARLARRMTARNSGINPVLEPLVAVHREIYPKADLSMLQRAYEVAEQRHASQLRHSGDPYITHPLAVANILAELGMDTTTLIAALLHDTVEDTGYTLEALSEEFGEEVGHLVDGVTKLDRVVLGSAAEGETIRKMITAMARDPRVLVIKVADRLHNMRTMRFLPPEKQARKARETLEVIAPLAHRLGMASVKWELEDLSFAILHPKKYEEIVRLVAGRAPSRDTYLAKVRAEITATLNASKIKAVVEGRPKHYWSIYQKMIVKGRDFDDIHDLVGIRILCDEIRDCYAAVGVVHSLWQPMAGRFKDYIAQPRYGVYQSLHTTVVGPEGKPLEVQIRTNDMHNTAEFGIAAHWRYKETKGRNGVPHPHAAAEIDDMAWMRQLLDWQREAADPGEFLESLRYDLAVQEIFVFSPKGDVYTLPAGSTPVDFAYAVHTEVGHRCIGARVNGRLVALERKLENGEVVEVFTSKASNAGPSRDWQQFVVSPRAKTKIRQWFAKERREEALEAGKEAMAREVRRGGLPLQRLVSADSMSAVARELHYTDVSALYTAIGEGHVSARHVVQRLLAELGGIDQAEEELAERSTPATMPRRPRSTEDVGVAVPGAPGVLTKLAKCCTPVPGDQIMGFVTRGGGVSVHRTDCTNAASLQQQAERIIEVLWAPSPSSVFLVAIQVEALDRHRLLSDVTRVLADEKVNILSASVTTSGDRVAISRFTFEMGDPKHLGHLLNVVRNVEGVYDVYRVTSAA; from the coding sequence GTGGCGGATAACCCGAGCGCAACGCAAGCTGTTGCGCCGCCAGCAGATTTGGTGGTGCCCGATGCGGAAGCGGCACCCCCTGAAGCGGCGCCGGCCGTCGAGACGCCTGAACCGCCGGTAGAAACACTCAAGACCACCAGCAGCGCGTCCCGTCGGGTTCGGGCGCGGCTGGCTCGCCGGATGACCGCCCGCAACAGCGGCATCAATCCCGTGCTCGAGCCGCTGGTAGCCGTGCACCGGGAGATCTACCCCAAAGCGGATCTGTCGATGCTGCAGCGGGCCTACGAGGTGGCCGAGCAACGGCACGCGAGTCAGCTGCGGCACAGCGGCGATCCCTACATCACCCACCCGCTGGCCGTCGCCAACATCCTGGCCGAGCTGGGCATGGACACCACCACCTTGATCGCCGCGCTGCTGCACGACACCGTCGAGGACACCGGCTACACCCTGGAAGCCCTGTCGGAGGAGTTCGGCGAAGAGGTAGGCCACCTTGTCGACGGTGTGACCAAGCTGGACCGCGTCGTACTGGGTAGTGCCGCCGAAGGCGAAACCATCCGCAAGATGATCACCGCGATGGCCCGTGACCCCCGGGTGCTGGTGATCAAGGTGGCCGACCGCCTGCACAACATGCGCACGATGCGGTTCCTGCCCCCGGAGAAGCAGGCGCGCAAAGCCCGCGAAACGCTGGAAGTCATTGCGCCGCTGGCGCATCGGCTGGGTATGGCCAGCGTCAAGTGGGAACTGGAAGATTTGTCGTTCGCGATCCTGCACCCCAAGAAGTACGAGGAGATCGTTCGCCTGGTCGCCGGCCGGGCCCCGTCCCGCGACACCTACCTGGCCAAGGTCCGCGCCGAGATCACCGCCACCCTGAACGCGTCCAAGATCAAGGCCGTCGTCGAGGGGCGGCCCAAGCATTACTGGTCGATCTACCAAAAGATGATCGTCAAGGGACGCGACTTCGACGACATCCACGACCTGGTCGGCATCCGCATCTTGTGCGACGAGATCCGCGACTGCTATGCGGCCGTGGGCGTCGTCCACTCGCTGTGGCAGCCGATGGCGGGCCGGTTCAAGGACTACATCGCCCAGCCCCGATATGGCGTGTACCAGTCGCTGCACACCACGGTTGTCGGGCCCGAAGGCAAGCCGCTGGAAGTGCAGATCCGCACCAACGACATGCACAACACCGCCGAATTCGGCATCGCCGCGCACTGGCGCTACAAGGAAACCAAGGGCCGCAACGGCGTTCCGCATCCACACGCGGCCGCCGAGATCGACGACATGGCCTGGATGCGCCAACTGCTCGACTGGCAACGGGAGGCGGCCGACCCCGGCGAGTTCCTCGAGTCGCTGCGTTACGACCTTGCGGTGCAGGAGATTTTCGTGTTTTCGCCCAAGGGTGACGTCTACACATTGCCGGCGGGATCCACGCCGGTCGACTTCGCCTACGCGGTGCACACCGAGGTCGGCCATCGCTGCATCGGTGCTAGGGTCAACGGCCGGTTGGTGGCGCTGGAACGCAAGCTGGAAAACGGGGAAGTCGTCGAGGTTTTCACCTCCAAGGCGTCCAATGCCGGCCCCTCGCGGGACTGGCAACAGTTCGTGGTGTCGCCGCGGGCAAAGACGAAGATCCGGCAGTGGTTCGCCAAGGAACGGCGCGAGGAAGCGCTGGAGGCCGGCAAGGAAGCCATGGCCCGTGAGGTCCGTCGAGGCGGACTTCCGTTGCAGCGCTTGGTGAGTGCGGACTCCATGAGTGCGGTGGCGCGGGAACTGCACTACACCGACGTGTCGGCGCTGTACACCGCGATCGGCGAGGGACATGTGTCGGCCCGCCATGTCGTGCAGCGTCTGCTGGCCGAACTCGGCGGAATCGATCAAGCCGAAGAGGAACTCGCCGAACGGTCCACGCCGGCGACCATGCCGCGCCGGCCACGCAGCACCGAAGACGTCGGCGTCGCGGTCCCGGGCGCCCCGGGTGTGCTGACCAAGCTGGCCAAGTGCTGCACCCCGGTGCCGGGCGACCAGATCATGGGGTTCGTTACCCGCGGCGGGGGAGTGAGTGTGCACCGCACCGACTGCACCAACGCGGCGTCGTTGCAGCAGCAGGCCGAACGCATCATCGAGGTGCTTTGGGCGCCGTCACCCTCGTCGGTGTTCCTGGTGGCTATCCAGGTGGAGGCGCTGGACCGGCACCGGTTGCTGTCGGACGTGACGCGGGTGCTGGCCGATGAGAAGGTGAACATTCTGTCCGCGTCGGTGACGACGTCGGGAGACCGGGTGGCGATCAGCCGGTTCACCTTTGAGATGGGCGATCCCAAGCATCTGGGTCACTTGCTCAACGTGGTGCGCAACGTCGAGGGCGTCTACGACGTGTATCGGGTGACGTCCGCGGCTTAG
- a CDS encoding ABC transporter substrate-binding protein, with protein sequence MVTARRATLWCRIIEVIAMLVAGSTLTGCSGSTAKKIDYVVDGSLPSYNVNTVIGAASAGAQAFARTLTGFTYHGPDGQVVADRDFGTVSVVGGSPLVLDYQIADNAVYSDGKPITCDDLVLTWAAQSGRFPGFDAATQAGYLDIANIDCTPGQRKARVSFIPDRGFVDYTQLFTATSLMPSHVLSDLLGTDVTKALLDNNGPVVENIARLWNSTWDLKPGVDLKRFPSSGPYKIESVLPGGAVVLVANDRWWGAKPVTKRITVRPLGVDIQDRVNNRSVDVVDIAAGSSGALATPDNYQRTDSPAAGIVQLIFAPKGPLFDVRNRRALSLCAPREAIARDAGTGIANSRLNPATEDPIAEADGAAQAAPFNTGDPAAARDALGGTPLTVRIGFHGPNARLAATIGTIAKSCAPAGITVSDVTLDIPGPQALREGKIDVLLSSTGGASGSGSSGSSLVDAYALHGGNGNNLSGFANPQVDGIIGALAVSADPGERVRLLAEGAPILWTDLPTLPLYRQQRTLLMSKKMYAVSKNPTRWGAGWNMDRWSLTQ encoded by the coding sequence ATGGTCACCGCGCGGCGGGCGACCTTGTGGTGTCGCATCATCGAGGTCATCGCGATGCTGGTCGCAGGCTCGACGTTGACCGGTTGTTCCGGCAGCACGGCGAAGAAGATCGACTACGTCGTCGACGGGTCGCTGCCCAGCTACAACGTCAACACCGTCATCGGCGCGGCGTCGGCGGGGGCCCAGGCGTTTGCCCGCACCCTCACCGGCTTCACCTATCACGGGCCCGACGGGCAGGTGGTTGCCGACCGTGACTTCGGCACCGTCTCGGTGGTGGGCGGTTCGCCGCTGGTGCTGGATTATCAGATCGCCGACAACGCCGTGTATTCCGACGGCAAACCGATAACCTGCGACGATCTCGTGCTGACCTGGGCCGCCCAGTCCGGTCGCTTTCCCGGTTTCGATGCCGCCACACAGGCCGGCTACCTCGACATCGCCAACATCGATTGCACGCCGGGTCAGCGCAAGGCCCGGGTCTCGTTCATCCCGGACCGCGGTTTCGTCGACTACACGCAGTTGTTCACGGCGACATCGCTGATGCCGTCACACGTGCTATCCGACCTCCTGGGGACCGACGTCACCAAGGCGCTGCTGGACAACAACGGTCCCGTCGTGGAAAACATTGCGCGACTGTGGAATTCGACGTGGGACTTGAAGCCGGGCGTCGACCTCAAGCGCTTCCCGTCGTCCGGGCCGTACAAGATCGAATCCGTCCTGCCCGGCGGTGCGGTGGTGCTCGTCGCCAATGACCGCTGGTGGGGCGCCAAGCCCGTCACCAAGCGGATCACCGTGCGGCCGCTGGGAGTCGACATCCAGGACCGGGTCAACAACCGCAGCGTCGACGTGGTGGATATCGCGGCGGGATCGTCGGGTGCGCTGGCAACGCCAGACAACTATCAACGCACCGACTCGCCCGCGGCGGGGATCGTGCAATTGATCTTCGCGCCGAAGGGGCCGCTGTTCGACGTCCGCAATCGCCGCGCACTCTCGCTGTGCGCCCCGCGGGAGGCGATCGCCCGGGACGCCGGAACGGGGATCGCCAATTCGCGGCTCAATCCGGCCACCGAGGACCCCATCGCCGAGGCCGACGGGGCTGCGCAGGCCGCACCGTTCAACACGGGCGACCCGGCCGCCGCCCGCGATGCGCTGGGTGGAACACCGCTGACGGTCCGGATCGGCTTCCACGGACCTAACGCCCGCCTGGCGGCCACCATCGGCACCATCGCGAAGTCGTGCGCCCCCGCCGGAATCACCGTCTCCGACGTCACCCTCGACATCCCTGGGCCGCAGGCGCTGCGGGAAGGCAAGATCGATGTGTTGCTGTCCAGCACTGGGGGCGCCAGCGGCAGCGGATCGAGCGGGTCGTCGCTGGTGGACGCCTACGCCCTGCACGGCGGCAACGGCAACAACCTGTCCGGGTTCGCAAACCCCCAGGTCGACGGCATCATCGGCGCACTCGCCGTCTCCGCCGACCCCGGCGAACGGGTCCGGTTGCTTGCCGAGGGCGCGCCGATTCTCTGGACCGACCTGCCGACGTTGCCGTTGTATCGCCAGCAGCGCACTTTGCTGATGTCGAAAAAGATGTACGCAGTAAGCAAGAACCCGACTCGATGGGGCGCCGGGTGGAATATGGACCGCTGGTCCCTGACACAGTGA
- the gabT gene encoding 4-aminobutyrate--2-oxoglutarate transaminase, translating into MASLEQSRKLVTEIPGPASLELNKRRTAAVSHGVGVTLPVFAVRAGGGILEDADGNRLIDLGSGIAVTTIGNSSPRVVDAVRAQVAEFTHACFMVTPYEQYVAVAEQLNRITPGDSEKRSVLFNSGAEAVENAVKIARSYTHKPAVIAFDHAYHGRTNLAMALTAKSMPYKSGFGPFAPEIYRAPISYPYRDGLLDKELATDGEKAAARAINVIEKQVGSQNLAAVIIEPIQGEGGFIVPAEGFLPALVKWCRENNVVFIADEVQTGFARTGAWFACEHEGPSGIEPDLICIAKGIADGLPLSAVTGRAEIMDAPHTSGVGGTFGGNPVACAAALATIETIEQDGLIERAQQIERLLMEPLLRLQAADDRIGDVRGRGAMIAIELVKSGTAEPDPALTLKLANSAHAAGVIVLTCGMFGNVIRLLPPLTISDELLAEGVEVLTGILAEL; encoded by the coding sequence GTGGCCAGCCTCGAGCAGAGCCGGAAATTGGTCACGGAAATCCCGGGTCCCGCCTCGCTGGAGCTCAACAAACGCAGGACCGCAGCGGTGTCCCACGGTGTCGGAGTCACGCTTCCGGTCTTCGCAGTGCGGGCCGGTGGCGGCATTCTCGAAGACGCCGACGGCAACCGTTTGATCGACCTGGGCTCGGGCATCGCGGTGACCACGATCGGCAACTCGTCCCCTCGGGTGGTGGACGCGGTACGTGCACAAGTCGCCGAGTTCACCCACGCCTGCTTCATGGTGACCCCGTATGAGCAGTACGTGGCCGTCGCCGAACAGCTCAACCGCATCACTCCCGGCGACAGCGAGAAGCGCTCGGTGTTGTTCAACTCCGGGGCGGAAGCGGTTGAGAACGCGGTGAAGATCGCGCGCTCTTACACCCACAAACCCGCCGTGATCGCGTTCGACCACGCCTACCACGGGCGTACCAATCTGGCGATGGCGCTGACCGCCAAGTCAATGCCGTACAAGAGCGGTTTCGGTCCTTTTGCGCCGGAGATCTACCGGGCGCCGATCTCCTACCCATACCGGGACGGCCTCCTCGACAAGGAGTTGGCCACCGACGGCGAGAAGGCCGCAGCCCGCGCCATCAACGTCATCGAGAAGCAAGTCGGTTCGCAGAATCTGGCGGCGGTGATCATCGAGCCGATTCAGGGCGAAGGCGGCTTCATCGTCCCGGCCGAGGGTTTCCTGCCGGCACTGGTGAAGTGGTGCCGCGAGAACAATGTGGTGTTCATCGCCGACGAGGTGCAAACCGGGTTCGCGCGCACCGGAGCTTGGTTCGCCTGCGAGCACGAAGGCCCCAGCGGTATAGAACCCGACTTGATCTGCATCGCCAAAGGCATCGCCGATGGATTGCCGCTGTCGGCGGTCACCGGCCGCGCCGAAATCATGGATGCCCCGCATACCAGTGGTGTGGGTGGCACCTTCGGCGGCAATCCCGTTGCCTGCGCCGCCGCCCTGGCCACGATCGAGACCATCGAGCAGGACGGTCTGATCGAGCGAGCCCAGCAGATCGAACGACTGCTCATGGAGCCGCTGCTGCGGCTGCAGGCCGCCGACGACCGAATCGGCGACGTCCGAGGGCGCGGGGCCATGATCGCCATCGAACTGGTGAAGTCCGGGACCGCCGAACCCGACCCCGCGCTGACCCTGAAACTGGCCAACTCGGCGCACGCGGCCGGTGTCATCGTGTTGACCTGCGGCATGTTCGGCAACGTCATCCGCCTGCTGCCACCGCTGACCATCAGCGACGAACTACTGGCCGAAGGCGTTGAGGTCCTGACGGGCATTCTCGCCGAGCTCTGA
- the secD gene encoding protein translocase subunit SecD, whose translation MASTSAPVHPARYLSVFAFMLLSVYLLVFFTGDGHATPKLGIDLQGGTRVTLTARTPDGSAPSREALSQAQQIISARVNGLGVSGSEVVVDGDNLVITVPGNDGSEARNLGQTARLYIRPVIQAVPAATEEPTEGPQPGETPPANSPAPGQPPAPGQPPAPGQPSAPGQPPAPGQSPAPGQPPAPGQSPAPGQPGTPSPRPQPRPFPQDPAPSPSPSPKPSATSPAPSSPAPSSPAPGSPAPGSPAPGSPAPTSGQPSPAEVPPPDQPAPPDPRKDLAERIAQEKKWRQSTNQYLQMMALQYQSLRCNEKDILAGNDDPNLPLVTCSTDHKTAYLLAPSIISGDQIKDASSGMDQRSIGYVVDLQFKGPAANVWADYTAAHVGTQTAFTLDSQVVSAPVINEPIPGGRTQISGGEPPFTAAAARQLANVLKYGSLPLSFESSEAQTVSATLGLQSLRAGLIAGAIGLALVLVYSLLYYRVLGLLTALSLIASGAMVFAILVLLGRVINYTLDLAGIAGLIIGIGTTADSFVVFFERIKDEIREGRSFRSAVPRGWSRARKTIVSGNAVTFLAAAVLYFLAIGQVKGFAFTLGLTTILDLVVVFLVTWPLVYLASKSSRMAKPAYNGLGAVQQVARERRTQAGAAKTGRG comes from the coding sequence GTGGCATCGACTTCGGCGCCGGTCCATCCTGCCCGCTACCTGTCGGTATTCGCGTTCATGCTCCTCAGCGTCTACCTGCTGGTTTTCTTCACCGGGGACGGTCATGCGACCCCGAAGCTGGGCATCGACCTGCAGGGCGGAACCCGGGTCACGTTGACTGCCCGCACGCCGGACGGTTCGGCGCCGAGTCGGGAAGCGTTGTCGCAGGCGCAGCAAATCATCAGCGCGCGGGTCAACGGGCTCGGTGTTTCGGGCTCCGAGGTGGTCGTCGACGGTGACAACCTGGTCATCACGGTGCCGGGCAACGACGGCAGCGAGGCCCGCAATCTCGGCCAGACCGCACGTCTGTACATCCGGCCGGTGATTCAGGCCGTACCGGCGGCGACGGAAGAACCCACTGAGGGGCCTCAGCCGGGTGAGACGCCGCCCGCGAATTCGCCCGCGCCTGGTCAACCGCCCGCGCCTGGTCAACCGCCGGCCCCTGGTCAACCGTCCGCGCCTGGTCAACCGCCGGCCCCCGGTCAATCGCCCGCGCCCGGTCAGCCCCCCGCGCCCGGTCAATCACCTGCGCCCGGTCAACCGGGGACGCCGAGCCCGAGGCCCCAGCCGCGGCCTTTCCCGCAGGACCCGGCGCCCTCACCCTCGCCGAGTCCGAAGCCCAGCGCGACTTCACCGGCGCCCTCGTCACCCGCCCCTTCGTCACCTGCCCCCGGGTCGCCAGCGCCGGGTTCACCCGCCCCCGGGTCACCGGCACCGACGTCCGGTCAGCCCTCGCCGGCGGAGGTCCCGCCTCCCGATCAGCCCGCGCCGCCAGATCCGCGCAAGGATCTCGCCGAACGCATCGCGCAAGAAAAGAAGTGGCGCCAAAGCACCAACCAGTACTTGCAGATGATGGCGTTGCAATACCAATCGCTGCGCTGCAATGAGAAGGACATCCTGGCCGGCAATGACGATCCGAACCTGCCCCTGGTGACCTGCTCCACCGACCACAAGACGGCTTACCTGCTGGCGCCGTCGATCATCAGCGGCGACCAGATCAAAGACGCCTCCTCTGGTATGGACCAGCGCAGCATCGGTTACGTGGTCGATCTGCAGTTCAAAGGGCCCGCGGCGAACGTCTGGGCCGACTACACCGCCGCCCACGTCGGAACGCAGACGGCGTTCACCCTGGACTCCCAGGTCGTCAGCGCCCCGGTCATCAATGAACCTATTCCGGGCGGTAGGACCCAGATCAGCGGGGGAGAGCCACCGTTCACCGCGGCGGCCGCGCGCCAGCTCGCCAACGTCCTCAAATACGGGTCGTTGCCGCTGTCCTTCGAATCCTCGGAAGCTCAAACCGTCTCGGCGACACTGGGCTTGCAGTCGCTACGGGCCGGTCTGATCGCGGGTGCGATCGGGTTGGCGCTGGTGCTGGTGTACTCGCTGTTGTACTACCGAGTGCTGGGGTTGCTCACCGCGTTGTCGCTAATCGCTTCCGGGGCAATGGTTTTCGCAATCCTGGTGTTGCTGGGGCGGGTCATCAACTACACCCTGGACCTCGCGGGTATAGCGGGTCTGATCATCGGTATCGGCACCACCGCCGACTCGTTCGTGGTGTTCTTCGAACGCATCAAAGACGAGATCCGCGAAGGCCGTTCGTTCCGTTCGGCGGTGCCACGGGGTTGGTCGCGGGCCCGCAAGACGATCGTGTCGGGCAACGCCGTGACCTTCCTGGCCGCCGCGGTGCTCTACTTCCTGGCGATCGGCCAGGTGAAGGGGTTTGCTTTCACCTTGGGCCTGACCACGATCCTGGACCTCGTCGTGGTGTTCCTGGTGACTTGGCCGCTGGTGTACCTGGCGTCCAAGTCGTCGAGAATGGCCAAGCCGGCCTACAACGGCCTGGGAGCTGTTCAGCAGGTGGCCCGCGAACGCCGAACTCAAGCGGGTGCAGCGAAGACAGGACGGGGATAA
- a CDS encoding adenine phosphoribosyltransferase, which translates to MSSPPIAQVIASLTRDVADFPKPGVQFKDLTPLFADRDGFATVVDALAEIASGADLVAGIESRGSLVAAATAIRLDCGVLSIRKRGKLPPPVIGEDYVREYGPAAMEIPADGLDLQDRSIVIIDDVLATGGTLGAAARLLKRAGMNVTGAAVLVELPALGGREAIAPLSVQSLSYA; encoded by the coding sequence ATGAGTTCTCCTCCCATTGCCCAGGTGATCGCATCCCTGACCAGGGACGTCGCAGACTTTCCAAAGCCGGGAGTCCAGTTCAAAGACCTCACTCCGCTGTTCGCCGATCGGGATGGGTTCGCGACGGTTGTCGACGCGCTGGCCGAAATTGCGTCCGGGGCCGACCTGGTGGCCGGGATCGAGTCCCGCGGATCTCTGGTGGCCGCCGCGACTGCCATCCGACTCGATTGCGGCGTGTTGTCCATCCGCAAGCGCGGCAAGCTGCCGCCGCCGGTGATCGGCGAGGACTACGTCCGGGAGTACGGCCCGGCGGCCATGGAAATCCCGGCCGACGGCCTCGACCTGCAGGACCGCAGCATCGTGATCATCGACGACGTGCTGGCCACCGGCGGCACCTTGGGTGCGGCGGCGCGGTTACTGAAGCGCGCCGGGATGAACGTGACCGGGGCGGCCGTGCTGGTGGAACTTCCGGCGCTCGGCGGTCGCGAAGCCATTGCGCCGTTGTCGGTTCAAAGTTTGAGCTACGCCTGA
- the yajC gene encoding preprotein translocase subunit YajC has translation MDALALMLPFVIIMGVFLFIGSRRQRRAVQATIDLHESLEVGDRVHTTSGLEANIVAITDDTVDLEIAPGVVTTWMKLAIRDKILPDDDVDLDDEDEYSVAVEDEDAQDETRVAKDA, from the coding sequence ATGGATGCTTTGGCCTTGATGTTGCCCTTCGTGATCATCATGGGGGTGTTTCTGTTCATTGGGTCGCGTCGTCAGCGACGCGCCGTGCAGGCCACCATCGACCTGCACGAGTCGCTGGAAGTGGGTGATCGGGTCCACACGACGTCCGGGCTCGAGGCCAACATCGTCGCCATCACCGACGACACCGTCGACCTGGAGATCGCGCCGGGCGTCGTCACGACGTGGATGAAGCTTGCGATTCGCGACAAGATCCTGCCTGATGACGACGTAGATCTCGACGACGAAGACGAGTATTCGGTCGCCGTTGAGGATGAAGACGCCCAGGACGAGACCCGCGTGGCGAAGGACGCCTAA